In Serratia marcescens subsp. marcescens ATCC 13880, a single genomic region encodes these proteins:
- a CDS encoding universal stress protein: MYKTILVPIDIEEDLLTEHALKHVEYLAKMSGAKVHFFHALPDASAFVTAYSFGLKEFENQAEVKAVDRLKKIMSEIDLPLDRLNYTVSFGSARDQVLELAEEIDADLIIIGSRRPSVKTYLLGSNAAAIVRHANISVMVVR; the protein is encoded by the coding sequence ATGTACAAGACTATTTTAGTGCCGATCGATATTGAAGAGGACCTGTTGACCGAGCATGCGCTGAAGCATGTGGAATATTTGGCGAAGATGTCCGGCGCTAAAGTGCATTTCTTCCATGCGCTGCCGGATGCTTCGGCGTTTGTTACTGCCTATTCGTTTGGTCTCAAGGAGTTTGAGAATCAGGCGGAGGTGAAGGCGGTGGATAGACTGAAGAAAATCATGTCGGAAATCGATCTGCCGTTGGATCGCCTCAATTACACCGTCAGCTTCGGTTCTGCACGCGATCAGGTGTTGGAACTGGCGGAAGAGATCGACGCCGATCTGATCATCATCGGTTCGCGTCGCCCGAGCGTGAAAACCTATCTGCTGGGGTCCAACGCCGCCGCTATCGTTCGCCATGCCAATATTTCGGTGATGGTGGTCAGATAA
- a CDS encoding Ldh family oxidoreductase, with the protein MTSMHVLSLEQAYQLALRTLRNNGFNQAHAEAVAQNVTQGERDGCASHGLYRLLGCVRSLRAGKVSADAMPRLLDQAPAILRADAGGAFSLLAYRTALPAFIEKVRANGLAALAINRCVHFSALWADIEPLTEQGLVALACTPSHAWVTPAGGSRPLFGTNPIAFGWPRPDRPPFLFDMATSAAARGEIELHRRAGTPLPEGWGIDKAGNPSTDAASVLEGAMLTFGGHKGSALAAMVELLAGPLIGDMTSKESLAYDDGTGSSPYGGELVIALDPERFLGADKAKYFAGAEAMFADMQAQGARIPGERRYRQRRQSEQYGVEIPKALYDDIVALCD; encoded by the coding sequence ATGACATCCATGCATGTGCTGTCGCTGGAACAGGCTTATCAACTGGCGTTGCGTACGCTGCGCAACAACGGTTTCAATCAGGCGCACGCCGAAGCGGTGGCGCAAAATGTCACTCAGGGCGAACGCGACGGCTGCGCTTCTCACGGGCTGTACCGGCTGTTGGGCTGCGTGCGATCGCTGCGGGCAGGCAAGGTTTCTGCCGATGCGATGCCCAGGTTGCTCGACCAGGCGCCGGCCATCTTGCGCGCCGACGCCGGCGGCGCGTTCTCCCTGCTGGCCTACCGCACCGCCCTGCCGGCCTTTATCGAGAAAGTGCGCGCCAACGGCCTCGCCGCGCTGGCGATCAACCGCTGCGTGCATTTCTCCGCGTTGTGGGCCGATATCGAACCGCTGACCGAGCAGGGGTTGGTGGCCTTGGCCTGCACGCCCAGCCACGCCTGGGTGACGCCGGCCGGCGGTTCGCGACCGCTCTTCGGCACCAACCCCATCGCCTTCGGCTGGCCGCGTCCGGATCGGCCGCCATTTTTGTTCGACATGGCCACCAGCGCGGCGGCGCGCGGCGAAATCGAATTACACCGCCGCGCTGGCACCCCGCTGCCTGAAGGCTGGGGCATTGATAAGGCAGGCAATCCGTCCACCGATGCCGCCAGCGTGTTGGAGGGCGCGATGCTGACCTTCGGCGGGCATAAGGGCTCGGCGCTGGCGGCGATGGTTGAATTGCTGGCAGGGCCGCTGATCGGCGATATGACCAGCAAGGAATCGCTGGCCTATGACGATGGCACCGGTTCGTCGCCTTACGGCGGTGAGCTGGTCATCGCGTTGGATCCCGAGCGTTTTCTCGGTGCGGATAAGGCGAAATATTTCGCCGGAGCGGAGGCGATGTTTGCCGATATGCAGGCGCAAGGCGCCCGCATCCCCGGCGAACGCCGTTATCGGCAACGGCGCCAGAGCGAGCAATACGGCGTGGAAATCCCCAAGGCGTTGTACGACGACATAGTGGCGCTGTGCGATTAA
- a CDS encoding APC family permease, producing MTTQGKFKKQLTLTDLTFIGLGAIFGSGWLFAASHVSSIAGPAGIYSWLIGGLAVLLLGIVYCELGAALPRAGGIIRYPVFSHGELMGYLLGFITLIAFSSLIAIEVVAARQYAAAWFPFLSQPGSGDPTAIGWLVQLALLCFFFALNYYSVKTFAKSNNLISVLKFLVPLLVIVVLFSFFKPENLHSQGFAPFGSAGVEAAISAGGIIFAYLGLTPIISVASEVQRPQRTIPIALILSVVLSTIIYVLLQIAFLGSIPSEMLSGGWAGISQQFSLPFRDIAITLGMGWLAFLVVSDAIVSPSGTGNIYMNATPRVIYGWARAGTFFKLFTRVDGESGIPRPALWLTFALSVFWTLPFPSWEKLIGVVSAALVLSYAIAPVTAAGLRRNAPDMPRPFRVRGFCVLGPLSFIISALIVFWSGWDTVSWLLGLQILMFFIYILFKNQVPTHAVSLRQQIWSSLWLIVFYALVIGLSYLSSFGGIGAIAHPWDTLTMAVIALAIYYWGAYTCLPQANFIGDEEE from the coding sequence ATGACAACCCAAGGCAAATTCAAGAAGCAGCTTACGCTCACCGATCTGACGTTCATCGGTCTGGGCGCCATCTTCGGCTCCGGTTGGCTGTTCGCCGCCAGCCATGTCTCCTCCATCGCCGGCCCGGCCGGCATTTATTCCTGGCTGATCGGCGGCCTGGCGGTGCTGCTGCTCGGCATCGTCTACTGCGAGCTGGGCGCCGCCCTGCCGCGCGCCGGCGGCATCATTCGCTATCCGGTATTCTCGCACGGCGAACTGATGGGTTATCTGCTGGGGTTTATCACGCTGATCGCCTTCTCCAGCCTGATCGCCATCGAAGTCGTCGCCGCCCGGCAGTACGCCGCCGCCTGGTTCCCGTTCCTCAGCCAGCCGGGTTCCGGCGATCCAACAGCGATCGGCTGGCTGGTGCAGCTGGCGCTGCTGTGCTTTTTCTTCGCGCTCAACTATTACAGCGTCAAAACCTTCGCCAAATCCAATAACCTGATCAGCGTGCTGAAGTTTCTGGTGCCGCTGTTGGTGATCGTGGTGTTGTTCAGCTTTTTCAAACCGGAAAACCTGCACAGCCAGGGCTTTGCTCCCTTCGGTTCCGCCGGCGTTGAGGCCGCCATTTCCGCCGGCGGCATCATCTTCGCCTACCTCGGCTTGACACCGATCATTTCGGTCGCCAGCGAGGTGCAACGGCCGCAGCGCACCATTCCCATCGCGCTGATCCTGTCGGTAGTGCTGTCCACCATCATCTATGTGCTGCTGCAGATAGCGTTTCTCGGCAGTATCCCCAGCGAGATGCTGAGCGGCGGCTGGGCCGGCATCAGCCAACAGTTCTCCCTGCCGTTCCGCGACATCGCCATCACGCTGGGCATGGGGTGGCTGGCGTTTCTGGTGGTCAGCGACGCGATCGTTTCGCCGAGCGGCACCGGCAATATCTATATGAACGCCACGCCTCGCGTGATCTACGGTTGGGCGCGCGCCGGCACCTTCTTCAAACTGTTCACCCGGGTCGATGGCGAGTCAGGTATTCCCCGCCCGGCGCTGTGGCTGACCTTCGCTCTCTCGGTATTCTGGACGCTGCCGTTCCCATCCTGGGAAAAACTGATCGGCGTGGTATCCGCCGCACTGGTGCTGAGCTACGCCATCGCCCCGGTGACCGCCGCCGGGCTGCGGCGCAATGCGCCCGATATGCCGCGTCCGTTCCGGGTCCGCGGTTTCTGCGTGCTCGGCCCGCTGTCGTTTATCATTTCGGCGCTGATCGTCTTCTGGTCCGGCTGGGATACCGTCTCCTGGCTGCTCGGCTTGCAGATCCTGATGTTCTTCATCTACATCCTGTTCAAGAATCAGGTGCCGACCCACGCCGTTAGCCTCCGACAGCAAATTTGGTCCTCGCTGTGGCTGATCGTCTTCTATGCGCTGGTGATCGGGCTTTCCTACCTCAGCAGCTTCGGCGGCATCGGCGCTATTGCTCATCCATGGGACACCCTCACCATGGCGGTGATTGCGCTGGCGATTTACTACTGGGGCGCCTATACCTGTTTACCCCAGGCCAATTTTATCGGCGATGAAGAAGAATGA
- a CDS encoding aldehyde dehydrogenase (NADP(+)): MPNDRYAAISGQQFIGGQRHAEGEASLFSLRADDGQPTGYRFHQATAAETAAAAEAAATAFAPYSQLSAEQRANFLDTIAEELDALDETFFALATQETALPPTRLSGERARTSGQMRLFATLLRRGDVEGVRIDCALPQRSPLPRPDLRQYRTALGPVAVFGASNFPLAFSTAGGDTAAALAAGCPVVFKAHSGHMITAELTAQAIERARERTRMPAGVFNMIFGNRVGADLVQHPAIQAVGFTGSLQGGRALFDLAMQRPQPIPVFAEMSSINPVVILPKALARRGQHIAQELVSSFTLGCGQFCTKPGVIVALRGAALDRLTETMSALVNAAEPQPMLNAGTLEHYRHGLAALDAHPGMRRLAGRSETPALRAAAQLYQAEEALLLQADPLLQQEVFGPVSILVAVDNEMQLHAALTALQGQLTATLLADDDDLDVAAGLTTLLARKAGRVLFNGYPTGVEVCDAMVHGGPYPATSDARGTSVGTLAIERFLRPVCLQNTPAALLPPALQDANPLNLLRLVNGVYTRDPLVSPAQH; this comes from the coding sequence ATGCCCAACGATCGCTACGCCGCCATCAGCGGCCAACAATTTATCGGCGGCCAGCGCCACGCCGAAGGGGAAGCGTCGCTGTTTAGCCTGCGCGCCGACGACGGTCAGCCAACCGGCTACCGCTTCCACCAGGCCACGGCGGCAGAAACCGCCGCCGCCGCAGAAGCCGCTGCCACGGCCTTTGCGCCCTATTCGCAACTCAGCGCCGAGCAACGCGCGAACTTTTTGGACACCATCGCCGAGGAGCTAGATGCCTTGGACGAAACCTTCTTCGCCCTCGCCACACAGGAAACGGCCCTGCCGCCGACGCGCTTGAGCGGCGAACGCGCCAGAACCAGCGGCCAGATGCGGCTGTTCGCCACGCTGCTGCGGCGCGGCGACGTCGAGGGTGTGCGCATCGACTGCGCGCTGCCGCAGCGTTCCCCCCTGCCGCGCCCCGATCTGCGTCAATACCGCACGGCGCTCGGCCCGGTGGCGGTATTCGGCGCCAGCAACTTCCCGCTGGCGTTTTCCACCGCGGGCGGTGATACCGCCGCCGCGCTCGCCGCCGGCTGCCCGGTCGTGTTCAAGGCGCACAGCGGCCATATGATCACCGCCGAGCTGACCGCTCAGGCGATCGAGCGCGCTCGGGAACGCACAAGGATGCCCGCCGGCGTCTTCAACATGATCTTCGGCAACCGCGTGGGGGCTGATTTGGTACAACATCCGGCGATTCAGGCAGTGGGATTCACCGGCTCGCTGCAAGGCGGCCGAGCGCTGTTCGATCTGGCGATGCAACGCCCTCAACCTATCCCGGTCTTTGCAGAAATGTCGAGCATCAATCCGGTAGTGATCCTGCCCAAGGCGTTGGCGCGGCGCGGGCAGCACATTGCGCAGGAGCTGGTCTCTTCCTTCACACTCGGCTGCGGTCAGTTCTGCACTAAGCCCGGCGTGATCGTCGCGCTGCGCGGCGCCGCCTTGGATCGGTTAACCGAAACGATGAGTGCCCTGGTCAACGCCGCCGAGCCGCAGCCGATGCTGAATGCCGGCACCCTGGAGCACTACCGTCACGGGCTGGCGGCCCTTGATGCCCACCCGGGTATGCGGCGGCTGGCAGGCCGAAGCGAAACGCCCGCTCTTCGGGCGGCGGCGCAGCTTTATCAGGCGGAGGAGGCGCTGTTGCTGCAGGCTGACCCGCTGCTGCAACAAGAGGTCTTCGGCCCGGTCAGCATCCTGGTGGCGGTGGATAATGAAATGCAGCTGCATGCGGCGCTAACGGCATTGCAAGGCCAGTTGACCGCCACGCTGCTGGCGGACGACGACGATCTCGATGTGGCCGCCGGTTTGACGACACTGTTGGCGCGCAAAGCCGGTCGGGTGCTGTTCAACGGGTATCCGACCGGGGTGGAAGTGTGCGACGCCATGGTGCACGGCGGCCCTTACCCGGCGACCAGCGACGCACGCGGCACCTCGGTAGGCACGCTGGCCATCGAGCGTTTCCTGCGGCCGGTCTGTTTGCAAAACACTCCTGCGGCGCTGTTGCCGCCGGCGCTGCAGGACGCCAACCCGCTCAACCTGCTGCGACTGGTTAACGGCGTTTACACCCGAGATCCCCTGGTTTCACCTGCCCAACATTAG
- a CDS encoding dihydrodipicolinate synthase family protein — protein MSHKTISWSGVFPAVTTQFRNDFSLDLDATHTVIKNLVRDGVSGLVVCGTVGENTSMTVQEKLAVIEVAKDAADGKVPVIAGIAEFTTAFAQNMAREAQKAGVDGIMVMPALVYSAKPHETAAHFRSVAGATDLPIMVYNNPPIYKNDVTPDILTSLVDCENIVCFKDSSGDTRRFIDLRNEVGDRFVLFAGLDDVVLESIAVGAQGWISGMSNAFPREGETLFRLAKEKRYEEALALYSWFMPLLHLDARPDLVQCIKLCEQRVGRGSAVTRPPRLALQGETLTEINAVIDKALATRPALPNVGL, from the coding sequence ATGAGCCATAAAACCATAAGCTGGAGCGGCGTATTCCCGGCGGTGACGACCCAATTTCGCAACGATTTCTCTCTGGACCTCGACGCCACCCATACGGTGATCAAAAACCTGGTGCGCGACGGCGTCTCCGGCCTGGTGGTGTGCGGCACCGTCGGTGAAAATACTTCGATGACGGTGCAGGAAAAACTGGCGGTGATCGAAGTGGCGAAAGACGCCGCCGACGGTAAAGTGCCGGTGATCGCCGGCATCGCCGAGTTCACCACCGCCTTCGCGCAGAACATGGCGCGCGAAGCGCAAAAGGCTGGCGTCGACGGGATTATGGTGATGCCGGCGCTGGTCTACTCCGCCAAACCGCACGAAACCGCCGCGCACTTCCGCAGCGTCGCTGGCGCGACCGATCTGCCGATAATGGTCTACAACAACCCTCCCATTTACAAAAATGACGTCACGCCCGACATTCTGACCTCGCTGGTCGACTGCGAGAACATCGTGTGCTTCAAAGACTCGTCGGGCGATACCCGCCGCTTTATCGACCTGCGCAATGAAGTCGGCGATCGCTTCGTGCTGTTCGCCGGGTTGGACGATGTGGTGCTGGAAAGCATCGCCGTCGGCGCGCAAGGCTGGATCTCCGGCATGTCCAATGCCTTCCCGCGCGAAGGGGAAACCCTGTTCCGGCTGGCGAAGGAAAAACGCTATGAGGAAGCGTTGGCGCTATACAGCTGGTTTATGCCGCTACTGCACCTCGATGCCCGCCCCGATCTGGTGCAGTGCATCAAACTCTGCGAACAGCGGGTCGGCCGCGGCAGCGCTGTCACTCGCCCTCCGCGCCTGGCGCTGCAGGGAGAAACGCTCACCGAGATCAACGCCGTGATCGATAAAGCGCTGGCCACCCGCCCTGCGCTGCCGAACGTCGGCCTGTGA
- a CDS encoding AraC family transcriptional regulator, with protein MRSTSDYPPPVSLSPPSLVGLPEQEDVFAVEHLSRLCDGLAQQRPNNLRDLLNTLALIAPLLNAIPNVVFFIKDAQARYLLANLTLARRCGFKTVTPLLGKTSADVFPAQLGSGYTEQDLRVLRHGVLIQDQLEMHLYNGRETGWCLTQKLALYDAQGKIIGMAGISHDLQEARANHPAYQRLAAIDVHIRRHYARPIALEELTALTGLSVAQIERYCKRIFHLTPRQMIHKVRLEKATELLAGDLPITDIALQCGYTDHSAFSRQFKAMTGSTPRDFRLTLSA; from the coding sequence ATGCGATCCACTTCAGACTACCCGCCTCCGGTTTCTCTCTCGCCGCCTTCGCTAGTGGGGCTGCCAGAGCAGGAGGACGTTTTTGCCGTCGAACATCTGTCACGCCTGTGCGACGGACTGGCGCAGCAGCGCCCGAACAACCTGCGCGATCTGCTGAATACGCTGGCGCTGATCGCGCCGTTGCTGAACGCGATTCCCAACGTCGTGTTCTTTATCAAAGACGCCCAGGCGCGCTACCTGCTGGCCAACCTGACGCTGGCCAGGCGCTGCGGTTTCAAAACCGTCACGCCGCTGCTGGGTAAAACCTCCGCCGACGTTTTTCCCGCTCAGCTCGGATCCGGCTATACCGAGCAGGATCTGCGGGTATTGCGCCACGGCGTGCTGATCCAGGATCAGCTGGAAATGCACCTGTACAACGGCCGAGAAACCGGCTGGTGTCTGACGCAAAAGCTGGCGCTGTATGACGCGCAGGGAAAAATCATCGGTATGGCAGGTATTTCTCACGATCTGCAGGAGGCCAGAGCCAATCACCCGGCCTACCAGCGGCTGGCGGCGATCGACGTGCATATCCGCCGCCACTACGCCCGACCGATCGCGCTTGAAGAGCTGACGGCGCTGACCGGGTTATCGGTGGCGCAGATCGAACGCTACTGCAAACGTATCTTCCACCTCACCCCGCGCCAGATGATCCACAAAGTGCGGCTGGAAAAGGCCACGGAACTCCTGGCCGGCGATCTGCCGATCACGGACATCGCGCTGCAGTGCGGCTATACCGATCACAGCGCCTTCAGCCGTCAGTTCAAAGCGATGACCGGCTCCACGCCGCGCGATTTTCGCCTGACGCTTTCCGCTTAA
- a CDS encoding 4-hydroxyproline epimerase codes for MALSAHITALRAIDSHTGGEPTRLIVEGFPDLGEGSMAERRARFAQHYDDWRCAVMLEPRGNDVLVGALLCRPCSPQATAGVIFFNNSGYLGMCGHGTIGLIASLAHLGRIHAGRHLIETPVGPVSATLHDDGSVTVENVAAYRYRRQVRIEVAGHGPVTGDIAWGGNWFFLIGESPLLIDKHNLEALTAFTWAVRQTLEQAGIRGEDGGAIDHIELFGDDPQADSRSFVLCPGKAYDRSPCGTGTSAKLACLAADGKLPPDTQWRQASVIGSEFQAYYRWNGDRIAPFIRGQAYVCADSQLLLDERDPFVWGIR; via the coding sequence ATGGCACTTTCTGCGCATATCACCGCTTTGCGGGCGATCGATTCTCATACCGGCGGAGAGCCGACCCGCCTGATCGTGGAAGGTTTTCCCGATCTTGGCGAGGGCAGCATGGCGGAACGGCGGGCGCGTTTCGCACAACATTATGACGATTGGCGCTGCGCGGTGATGCTCGAACCGCGTGGCAATGACGTGCTGGTGGGGGCGTTGCTGTGCCGCCCCTGCTCGCCACAGGCCACCGCCGGGGTGATATTCTTTAACAACAGCGGCTATCTGGGCATGTGCGGGCACGGCACCATCGGGCTGATCGCTTCGCTGGCTCATCTGGGGCGCATCCACGCCGGGCGCCATCTGATCGAGACCCCGGTCGGCCCGGTAAGCGCCACGCTGCATGATGACGGCAGCGTCACGGTGGAGAATGTGGCGGCTTATCGTTACCGCCGCCAGGTGCGGATTGAGGTTGCCGGTCACGGGCCGGTGACGGGCGACATCGCCTGGGGGGGCAACTGGTTCTTCCTGATCGGCGAGTCACCGTTGCTCATCGATAAACACAATCTGGAGGCGTTGACCGCATTCACCTGGGCGGTGCGGCAGACGTTGGAACAGGCGGGCATCCGCGGTGAAGACGGCGGCGCGATAGACCATATCGAACTGTTCGGTGACGATCCGCAGGCCGACAGCCGCAGCTTCGTGCTGTGTCCCGGCAAAGCCTATGACCGTTCCCCGTGCGGTACCGGCACCAGCGCCAAACTAGCGTGTCTGGCGGCGGACGGCAAACTGCCGCCGGACACGCAGTGGCGGCAGGCCAGCGTGATCGGCAGCGAATTCCAGGCCTATTATCGTTGGAACGGCGATCGCATTGCCCCCTTTATTCGCGGGCAGGCCTATGTGTGCGCCGATAGCCAACTGTTGCTCGACGAACGCGATCCCTTCGTCTGGGGAATACGCTGA
- a CDS encoding NAD(P)/FAD-dependent oxidoreductase translates to MGAERGADVIVVGAGIIGAACAWRLAREGYRVSVVDDRRAGATAAGMGHLVCMDDNPAELALSAYSLRLWREVTGRMPEACAWRGCGTLWLADQADEMAIAEQKRARLAEQGVAAELLAAEQIAVMEPMLRHGLAGGLRVPGDGIVYAPLAARWLLADGGAAIDVVHGEATALEEEAVRLADGRRLVAPVVVLACGLRANNLLPQTLLHAKKGQLAITDRYPPRVRHQLVELGYGASAHASNGTSVAFNVQARPTGQWLIGSSRQFDAIDSALDMPLLAAMLTRAQHFLPALAQMNIIRCWTGLRAASADGLPLLGVHPRHSWLWLALGHEGLGVTTALGSAALITAQIGRQTPEIDDSPYLAARAFAAEELPV, encoded by the coding sequence ATGGGCGCCGAGCGGGGAGCCGATGTCATCGTGGTCGGCGCCGGTATCATCGGCGCCGCTTGCGCCTGGCGGCTGGCGCGGGAAGGGTATCGTGTCTCGGTGGTGGACGACCGCCGCGCCGGCGCCACCGCAGCCGGTATGGGGCACCTGGTTTGCATGGACGATAATCCTGCCGAGCTGGCGTTAAGCGCTTATTCGCTGCGGTTGTGGCGCGAAGTGACGGGGCGCATGCCGGAAGCCTGCGCCTGGCGCGGCTGCGGTACGCTGTGGTTGGCGGATCAAGCGGATGAAATGGCCATCGCCGAGCAAAAGCGGGCGCGGCTGGCGGAGCAGGGCGTGGCCGCGGAACTGCTGGCGGCGGAGCAGATCGCCGTCATGGAGCCGATGCTGCGGCATGGCCTGGCTGGCGGACTGCGGGTGCCGGGCGACGGCATTGTGTATGCGCCGCTCGCGGCTCGCTGGCTGTTGGCCGACGGTGGTGCGGCAATTGACGTGGTGCATGGTGAAGCGACAGCGTTGGAGGAGGAAGCTGTGCGGCTGGCGGACGGCAGACGTCTGGTCGCGCCGGTGGTGGTCCTGGCCTGCGGCCTTAGGGCCAATAACCTATTGCCACAGACTTTGCTTCACGCCAAGAAGGGCCAACTGGCGATCACCGATCGCTACCCGCCGCGGGTGCGGCATCAACTGGTGGAGCTGGGGTATGGCGCCAGCGCGCATGCCAGCAACGGCACGTCGGTGGCTTTCAATGTGCAGGCGCGGCCCACCGGACAATGGCTGATCGGCTCTTCCCGCCAGTTCGACGCCATCGATTCGGCGTTGGACATGCCGCTGTTGGCGGCAATGCTTACGCGTGCGCAGCATTTCTTGCCCGCACTGGCGCAGATGAACATCATTCGCTGCTGGACAGGGTTGCGCGCCGCCTCTGCCGACGGGCTGCCGCTGTTGGGCGTGCATCCGCGGCATTCCTGGCTGTGGCTGGCTCTGGGGCATGAGGGATTGGGCGTCACGACTGCACTCGGCAGCGCTGCGCTGATTACTGCGCAGATTGGCCGGCAAACGCCGGAGATTGACGATTCCCCGTATTTGGCTGCGCGGGCGTTTGCCGCCGAGGAGTTGCCTGTATGA
- a CDS encoding (2Fe-2S)-binding protein, translated as MNERQNTIALSIDGEHRQVPVGLSVAAALSLCGDDRCRLSVSHQPRAPFCGMGVCQECRVTINGLRRLACQTLCQAGMRIERSDDE; from the coding sequence ATGAATGAAAGACAAAATACGATCGCGTTGAGCATCGATGGAGAACACCGACAGGTGCCGGTTGGTCTCAGCGTTGCTGCGGCGCTCAGCCTGTGCGGCGACGATCGTTGTCGGTTATCTGTTTCACACCAACCGCGCGCTCCCTTTTGCGGCATGGGCGTTTGTCAGGAGTGCCGGGTGACCATTAACGGTCTACGTCGCCTGGCGTGCCAAACGCTGTGCCAAGCCGGCATGCGCATAGAGAGGAGCGATGATGAGTAA
- a CDS encoding FAD-dependent oxidoreductase translates to MSNFDCEVLIVGAGPAGMAAALAAAESGGQVRMIDDNPHPGGQIWRDGPQATLPETANRYRQAVAARENIARQSGCKLVAQCGANRLAYEDAEGCGVIRYQKLILCNGARELLLPFPGWTLPGVTGAGGLQAQIKQGLAIRGERVVIAGSGPLLLAVADSVKQAGGEVVMLAEQAPLWRLAAFAGGLWRWPAKLRQAFSLMPHRYRADSRVLAALGQDRLTSVRVNNGGRERTIACDRLACGFGLVANIELAMLLGCRIEHDAVAVNHWQQTCQAQIYAAGECTGVGGSELALTEGAIAGYAATGQREKAERLAAQRRRWRRFATATAAAFALDERLNSLANPQTLLCRCEDVTLEQVRHQPDWNTAKMSSRCGMGACQGKVCATAARQLLSWPLPSPRVPLTPVRTETLVALGLSRCDDDG, encoded by the coding sequence ATGAGTAACTTCGACTGTGAGGTGCTGATCGTCGGCGCTGGGCCGGCCGGCATGGCGGCGGCGCTGGCCGCTGCGGAAAGTGGTGGCCAGGTGCGAATGATTGATGATAATCCGCATCCCGGCGGGCAAATCTGGCGCGATGGACCGCAGGCGACGTTGCCTGAAACGGCGAACCGCTATCGGCAGGCGGTGGCGGCGCGGGAAAATATTGCACGGCAGTCCGGCTGCAAGCTGGTGGCGCAGTGTGGCGCTAACCGATTGGCATATGAAGACGCCGAAGGCTGCGGCGTGATTCGCTATCAAAAGCTGATTTTATGCAATGGCGCGCGTGAACTGTTGTTGCCGTTTCCCGGCTGGACGCTGCCGGGGGTGACCGGTGCCGGTGGGCTACAGGCGCAAATCAAGCAGGGATTGGCGATCCGCGGCGAGCGAGTGGTGATAGCCGGCAGTGGTCCGCTGCTGTTGGCGGTGGCCGACAGCGTGAAACAGGCCGGCGGAGAGGTGGTCATGTTGGCGGAGCAGGCGCCGCTTTGGCGGTTGGCGGCGTTTGCCGGCGGCTTGTGGCGCTGGCCGGCCAAACTGCGTCAGGCGTTTTCTCTGATGCCGCATCGTTATCGTGCCGACAGCCGGGTGCTGGCGGCGTTGGGGCAAGACCGTTTAACCTCGGTGCGTGTCAATAACGGCGGGCGGGAAAGAACGATCGCCTGCGACAGGTTGGCCTGCGGTTTTGGTCTGGTGGCGAACATTGAGTTGGCGATGCTGCTGGGGTGTCGGATAGAACACGACGCCGTGGCGGTGAATCATTGGCAGCAAACCTGCCAAGCGCAAATTTATGCCGCCGGGGAGTGTACCGGCGTCGGCGGCAGTGAATTGGCGCTCACCGAAGGCGCCATTGCCGGTTATGCCGCCACCGGGCAGCGGGAAAAGGCAGAGCGCCTGGCGGCGCAGCGGCGGCGGTGGCGGCGTTTCGCCACGGCGACAGCGGCCGCTTTTGCGCTCGATGAGCGCTTGAATTCGCTGGCCAATCCGCAAACGTTACTGTGCCGCTGCGAAGACGTTACGTTGGAACAGGTACGCCATCAGCCGGATTGGAACACGGCGAAGATGAGCAGCCGCTGTGGCATGGGGGCATGCCAGGGTAAAGTCTGCGCAACGGCGGCGAGGCAGCTTTTGAGCTGGCCTTTACCGTCGCCGCGTGTGCCTTTAACGCCGGTCAGGACGGAAACGCTGGTTGCGCTGGGGCTGAGCCGATGTGATGACGACGGTTGA
- a CDS encoding GlpM family protein, with amino-acid sequence MGILVKALIGALVVVLIGLLAKTRNYYIAGLVPLFPTFALIAHYIVGSERSIAALKTTLIFGMWAVLPYLVYLISLYFLINSLRLSLALGAAVLCWIAAAWLLITLWGWWQGH; translated from the coding sequence ATGGGCATCCTTGTCAAAGCGCTGATCGGCGCGCTGGTCGTGGTTCTGATCGGCCTGTTGGCCAAAACGCGCAACTATTATATCGCCGGTTTAGTCCCGCTCTTTCCCACTTTCGCCCTGATTGCGCATTACATTGTCGGCAGCGAACGTTCAATTGCGGCACTGAAAACAACGCTGATTTTCGGCATGTGGGCGGTATTGCCCTATCTGGTGTATTTGATTTCGCTGTATTTCCTGATTAACAGTCTGCGGCTGTCGTTAGCGCTGGGTGCGGCGGTACTGTGCTGGATTGCGGCGGCGTGGCTATTAATTACGCTGTGGGGATGGTGGCAAGGGCATTAA
- a CDS encoding DUF2594 family protein: protein MSNVDFTTSANPEILATEVACLKATLTLILKSIGQADAGKVIINMERFIAQIEDPTQAEIFKNSIQQIKHAYRQ, encoded by the coding sequence ATGAGCAACGTTGATTTCACTACGTCTGCAAACCCGGAAATCTTGGCGACCGAAGTTGCCTGCCTCAAAGCTACGCTGACGCTGATCTTGAAGTCGATCGGCCAGGCCGACGCCGGGAAAGTCATCATCAACATGGAACGTTTCATCGCACAGATTGAAGATCCGACCCAGGCAGAAATCTTCAAGAACAGCATTCAGCAAATCAAGCACGCTTACCGTCAGTAA